The following are encoded together in the Populus trichocarpa isolate Nisqually-1 chromosome 5, P.trichocarpa_v4.1, whole genome shotgun sequence genome:
- the LOC7469207 gene encoding plasma membrane ATPase 2-like has translation MVLHIFWSSVISVLVLCHLCSPFSLPRFLFFIIFPVDKLIEKADGFAGVFPEHKYEIVKRLEARKHVCGMTGEGVKDAPALKKADIGIAAAKGTDVARGASDIVLAEPGLSVIVSSVLTSRAIFQRMKNYTIYAVSITIRIVLGFLILALIWKFDFSPFMVLIIAILNDGTIMTISKDRVKPSPLPDSWKHKEIFATGVNLGTYLALMTVVFFWNVHSSDFFSVRITINLTTSTFIFLQILIAHCQYLQGKFGVRSIRNNHYQHASAVYLQLQVSIVSQAPFMECILLKARNSSMIRATTESNLILLNRRRCALRLRELHTLKGHVESLVKLKGLDIETVQQHYTV, from the exons aTGGTCCTCCATATTTTTTGGTCCTCTGTCATCTCTGTTTTGGTCCTCTGTCATCTCTGTTCTCCATTTTCACTCcctagatttcttttttttattatttttcccgTTGATAAGCTTATTGAAAAGGCTGATGGCTTTGCTGGTGTCTTCCCTG AGCATAAGTATGAGATTGTGAAGAGGCTGGAAGCTAGGAAGCATGTTTGCGGGATGACTGGAGAAGGAGTAAAGGACGCGCCTGCTCTGAAGAAGGCAGACATCGGAATTGCAGCGGCCAAGGGTACTGATGTAGCCCGTGGTGCATCTGACATTGTCCTGGCAGAGCCAGGATTGAGCGTGATAGTGAGTTCTGTGTTAACAAGCAGAGCCATTTTCCAGAGAATGAAGAATTACACCATCTATGCAGTGTCTATAACCATCCGTATTGTGCTGGGTTTTCTGATCCTTGCTCTAATTTGGAAATTTGACTTTTCTCCTTTCATGGTTTTGATCATTGCCATACTTAATGATGGGACAATCATGACTATTTCCAAAGACAGAGTGAAACCATCTCCACTTCCTGATTCCTGGAAGCATAAGGAGATCTTTGCTACTGGTGTCAATCTAGGCACCTACTTAGCTTTAATGACTGTTGTATTCTTCTGGAATGTTCACAGTTCTGACTTCTTCTCTGTAAGAATTACAATAAACCTTACAACTAGcacatttatatttt TACAAATATTGATAGCACactgtcaatatttgcagggtAAATTTGGTGTTAGGTCAATCAGGAACAACCATTACCAGCATGCATCAGCTGTATACCTACAGCTACAAGTGAGTATTGTTAGTCAGGCACCATTCATGGAATGCATCCTCCTGAAGGCTCGGAACTCTTCCATGATAAGAGCAACTACAGAGAGTAATCTGATATTGCTGAATAGGCGAAGATGCGCGCTGAG GCTGAGGGAGCTTCACACACTCAAGGGTCATGTGGAATCATTGGTGAAACTCAAGGGACTTGACATTGAGACAGTTCAACAACACTACACTGTTTGA
- the LOC7469208 gene encoding nuclear speckle RNA-binding protein B — MDSSDFPISRSPRKELQGPRPPALKIRKDSHKIKKPPVAPQPSHQKPQNQQQIQPRPPVIIYTLSPKVIHTNPNDFMTLVQRLTGSSSTSTCSSTSTSSNPFNDHDCGAISPAARYATIEKAKSPKDQLKQQLGGDVGFVEGIMEIDQVMERTNLGPGILSPGPASLPPIPPNFFSPASADPNSVSFFHDLSPILHGNRNFIEGSFMPSPSTFFSPSTPSIDLFNNFNTYNNLFDF, encoded by the coding sequence ATGGATTCATCAGACTTCCCTATCAGCAGATCACCAAGAAAGGAATTGCAAGGTCCTAGACCACCAGCTTTGAAAATCCGCAAAGATTCACACAAGATCAAAAAACCCCCGGTAGCCCCACAACCATCACACCAGAAACCACAGAATCAACAACAAATACAGCCACGCCCTCCGGTGATAATCTACACACTGTCACCAAAGGTGATTCATACAAACCCTAATGACTTCATGACCCTAGTCCAACGTCTTACAGGTTCCTCATCAACTTCCACTTGTTCATCCACATCAACTTCCTCCAATCCCTTTAATGATCATGATTGTGGTGCAATATCGCCAGCGGCAAGGTATGCTACAATAGAGAAGGCCAAGTCACCAAAAGATCAGCTAAAGCAGCAGCTAGGCGGAGATGTGGGTTTTGTTGAAGGGATCATGGAGATCGATCAAGTAATGGAGAGAACAAATTTGGGTCCTGGTATTCTGTCTCCTGGGCCCGCTTCACTTCCTCCAATACCACCAAACTTCTTCTCTCCAGCATCAGCTGATCCAAACTCGGTTAGCTTCTTCCATGATTTGAGTCCTATTCTTCATGGCAACAGGAATTTTATTGAGGGTAGTTTCATGCCTAGTCCTTCAACCTTCTTTTCACCAAGCACTCCATCTATTGAccttttcaataatttcaatacttacaataatttatttgactTTTGA
- the LOC7469209 gene encoding uncharacterized protein LOC7469209, with amino-acid sequence MVTICQKCGDRGFDAALIFCDECQAYAVHCYCLDVLPATFDEYVVWLCYHCESKAVKLSSLDRPNSPISTESDSDSLKIIQLKKKNPLKRLEGKPKEMVFDCSLTNSDLLRPQISSDFQLVEVDCCEDDGKDQKLGSQNGLHEDSVPEVAEYLESKNPVSPLPDLQLVDVDCSQNDEKDQKLGGKNSLEESGFQETEPLRNKNSQLVVCDVQPLQIHCREDGGGSQKVGRQNDLNEGNFVEEDELDKTKICHVDAPYFAEQSSIRVLPIRDPIWRGSMSIFQNNYGAPGGIVAHLSSIACSRASEEAKGLSGLLSPELLPRSGVWPKSFRKLGPAADHIGLYFFPDNERNEIVFDSLVNDMISQDLAMRVVIENAELLIYTSRILPMDCWRFQSKFYLWGVFRPKKPSAPDVVPGEQQGLTKAITWERRSPVSPLSNGSYGSGLMCPSQDS; translated from the exons ttaTTGCTTAGATGTATTGCCAGCAACTTTTGATGAATATGTCGTCTGGTTATGTTATCACTGTGAATCAAAGGCTGTAAAATTATCCTCTCTTGACAGACCTAACTCTCCTATAAGCACAGAAAGTGACTCTGACAGTTTAAAAATTATCCaactgaagaagaaaaatccctTAAAAAGACTGGAAGGGAAGCCTAAGGAAATGGTTTTTGATTGCTCATTGACTAACTCTGACTTGCTGAGACCTCAAATCAGCTCTGACTTCCAACTTGTTGAGGTGGACTGCTGTGAGGATGATGGAAAAGATCAGAAACTTGGAAGTCAAAATGGATTGCATGAGGACAGTGTTCCTGAAGTTGCTGAATATCTTGAAAGTAAAAATCCTGTATCTCCTCTACCTGACCTTCAACTTGTTGATGTTGATTGCTCTCAGAATGATGAGAAAGATCAGAAGCTTGGAGGAAAAAACAGTTTGGAGGAGTCTGGATTCCAAGAGACAGAACCTCTTAGAAACAAAAACTCTCAATTGGTTGTATGTGATGTTCAGCCCCTTCAGATACATTGCCGTGAGGATGGGGGGGGAAGTCAGAAGGTTGGGAGACAGAATGACTTGAATGAAGGCaactttgttgaagaagatgaattGGATAAAACTAAAATCTGCCACGTTGATGCTCCTTATTTTGCTGAGCAGAGTTCTATTCGTGTGCTACCGATAAGAGATCCTATTTGGAG GGGAAGCATGAGCATTTTCCAAAATAATTATGGTGCTCCTGGTGGAATTGTTGCTCATTTGTCTAGCATTGCATGCTCCAGAGCGAGTGAGGAGGCAAAAGGATTATCTGGATTGCTTTCACCAGAATTGCTTCCTAGATCTGGGGTATGGCCAAAAAGTTTCCGGAAGTTGGGGCCAGCAGCTGATCATATAGGTCTCTATTTTTTCCCAGACAATGAAAG gaatgaaattgtttttgatagCCTAGTAAACGACATGATCAGCCAGGACCTTGCCATGAGAGTTGTTATTGAAAATGCAGAGCTCTTAATTTACACTTCTAGGATACTGCCCATGGATTGTTGGA GATTCCAGTCAAAGTTTTATCTGTGGGGAGTGTTCAGGCCAAAGAAGCCTTCGGCACCTGATGTTGTGCCTGGAGAGCAACAAGGCCTCACAAAGGCCATAACCTGGGAAAGACGGAGTCCTGTTAGTCCTTTAAGCAATGGCAGTTATGGTTCTGGCTTGATGTGTCCATCGCAAGATTCTTAA